A part of Deltaproteobacteria bacterium genomic DNA contains:
- a CDS encoding DUF2283 domain-containing protein yields the protein MKIEYDKEVDALYIRIQEKKVSHTREVEEGINLDIDEEGKIIGLEIIGATERYSLEDIFNLSTENLILEKNSPVFQYKTVTH from the coding sequence ATGAAGATTGAATACGATAAAGAGGTGGACGCTCTCTATATAAGAATCCAGGAGAAAAAAGTTTCACATACAAGAGAGGTGGAAGAGGGAATAAATCTGGATATTGATGAAGAAGGAAAAATCATCGGCCTTGAGATCATCGGAGCAACAGAAAGGTATAGTTTGGAAGACATTTTCAACCTCTCCACCGAGAATCTGATATTGGAGAAAAACAGCCCGGTGTTTCAATATAAAACGGTTACGCATTAA